The DNA region GAGCCGCTCGATGCGCAGCACCCGCCCGCCCGCCGTGATGTCCAGCAGACCGGCGAGCCGGTCGTCCGCCGTGACGTAACCGATGTCCAGAAGCTGGGACGTGGGTTCCAGCCCCTGGGCGCGCATGTCCTCGGTGTAGGAGGTGAGCTGGAGAGCCTGGGAGACCTTCGGCTTCGCGACGAAGGTGCCCTTGCCCTGGATGCGCTCCAGCCGGCCCTCGACGACGAGTTCCTGGAGGGCCTGGCGGACGGTGGTGCGCGAGGTGTCGAACTCGGCCGCCAGGGTCCGTTCGGGGGGCACCGGGGTGCCGGGCGGCATGGTGTCGGTCATGTCGAGCAGATGCCGCTTGAGCCGGTAGTACTTCGGTACGCGCGCGATGCGCGTACCGGCGCCGTTCTCGTTGGTGGTACTGCCCCCGTCGGCACCCATGGCCCGCCTCTCCGACTGCTGCGTTGCTGCCGTCACCGGCTCCTCCGTCTGTCGCGGCTCACATGGTGGCACGGTCCGGTCACGGGTCGTCGCCCTCCCTTAGATGTCGGTCCTATAACGGACGCGAGTGCACTTCTTATACACCCTTGACACCCCTAAAGGTCTAGGCCAAGCTCCGGTTACTGGTCTAAACCATTAAAGACCAGGTCCCAGCCCCACAGGCAGTACCAGGCGTACGTCTTCGCGGTGGGCGGGGGGTTGCTGGTATCCCTGAGGAGGGTGTGGTCATGAAGCGGAAGCTCATTGCGGCGATCGGCGTCGCGGGCATGTTGGTCTCCATCGCGGCGTGTGGATCCGACGACAAGTCGTCGTCGTCGCAGGATCCCAAGGACCGCAAGGAAGACCTGACCGTCTGGCTCATGGGTGAGGCCCAGACGACCTGGCCGGAACTGGTCAAGGACGTCAACGCCGAGTTCAACAAGAAGTACCCCAATGTCAAGGTCAAGGTCCAGTACCAGGGCTGGGCCGACAAGGTCAAGAAGCTCGACACCGCGCTCGGTGGTGACAAGTTCCCGGACGTCGTCGAGCTCGGTAACACCGAGACCATGCAGTACATCCTCAACGGCGCGCTCGGTGAGGTCGACCTCGCGAAGCACGAGAACTCGGACTCCTGGATCAAGGGTCTGAAGGACACCTGCTCCTTCGAGGGCAAGGTCTACTGCGTTCCTTACTACGCCAGCGCCCGTCTCGCGGTCTACAACCAGGACATGCTCAAGGCCGGCACCGGCAGCGACGAGCTCCCGCAGACCGAGGACGAGTTCCTCAAGGCGATGGACAAGGTGTCCGCGGAGCTGGGCAAGAAGGACAAGCGCGCCTCGTCCCTCTACTTCCCCGGCCGTTACTGGTACGCCGCGATGTCCTACGTCGCCGCCGAGGGCGGTCAGATCGCCGAGTACGACGAGGGCTCGAAGGAGTGGAAGGCCACCCTTTCCGCCCCCGAGGCGCAGAAGGGCATCAGCCACTACGTCGACCTGGTCAAGAAGTACAACAACGCCGACCAGACGAAGGACGAGCAGGACCACGCCAACGTCATGGCCAACGAGAAGGCCGCGGTCATCTACGGCCAGGCCTGGGAAGCCGGTTCCGTCACCACGGGTGACAACGGCAACCCGAAGCTCGAAGGCAAGATCGCCACGGCCGGTATGCCCGGCCCGAACGGCAAGGCGCTCCCGTCCTTCATCGGCGGCTCGGACCTCGCGACCATCTCCAAGTCCAAGATCCAGGACCTCGGCGAGGAGTGGATCTCGCTCTTCACCAACGCGAAGTCCATGGAGGTCCTCGCGTCGAAGAACATCCTCCCCAACAACGAGAAGCAGCTGGAGCCGCTGAAGGCCAAGCCTGAGACGGCCGCCATCGCCAACGCGGTGCCGGACGCCTGGTTCACGCCGATCGCGCCGGGCTGGGCCTCCGTCGAGAAGGAGGAGATCCTGAAGAACATGCTCCTGGAGATCGTCAAGGGCACCTCCGTCGCCGACGCCACCAAGAAGGCCGACGAGAAGATCGACGCTCTGATCAACAAGAAGGCCTGACCTTCCGATGCCAGGCGGGGCCCGGCAGTGATGCCGGGCCCCGCTCTTTTCCCGCAAGTGAACGCCGTGAATTCCGGGGACTGCCTCGGACCCGCGATGGAAGGTCAGCCACGTGACTGCCGCTGATACCAAGGCCGCCGGGCCTCCGGTCCCCGTACCACGGGACCCCGAAGTCACAGGGGGCATGCAGCCCCTCAAGGACGACACCGGGCTTCGTGGGCAGAAGAAGAAGCGGAAGAAAGGGGAGCTGCTTCCCTATTTTCTGATCCTGCCGGCGATCGTGGCGATCGCCGCCGTCTACCTCTACCCGCTCTCCAAGACCGTCATCATGTCCTTCCAGGACATGGGCAGGCGGGAGCTGTGGACAGGCGAGCCGGCCCCCTGGGTGGGACTGGAGCAGTTCACCAACATCCTGGGCGACTCCGACTTCTGGTGGGTCACCTTCCGGACCGTCGTCTTCATGGTCATCTGCGTCACGCTGACCATGGGTATCGGTCTGCTGGTGGCCCTCCTGATGCGCCGGCTGACCACCTGGGTGCGGCTCGCGCTGACCTTCGCCCTGATCGCCGCCTGGTCGATGCCGCTCATGGTGGCCGCCTCGATCTTCCGCTTCATGGCGGACTCCGACTACGGCCTGATCAACACCCTGATCGCCAAGGTCGTCGGTGAGGACTGGCTCGGCCACAACTGGTACCTCGACCCGATCCAGGGCTTCGGCATCATCACCCTCCTCGTGGTCTGGGGAGCCGTCCCGTTCGTCGTCGTCACGCTGTACGCCGCCCTCACCCAGGTCCCCCAGGAGCTGGAGGAAGCCGCGGCGCTCGACGGCGCCACCGGTTACGGCATCTACCGGTACGTCACCTGGCCGGTCATCAAGCCGGTGTTCACCATGGTGGCCACGCTCTCGGTGATCTGGGACTTCAACGTGTTCGGCCAGATCTGGCTGCTGCGCGGCAACAAGCCGGAGCCCGAGTACGAGACCCTCGGCCTCTACTCCTACTCCAAGGCATTCGAGTCCACCTCGTTCAGCCAGGGCACCGCGATCGCGCTGATCACGGTCCTCCTGCTGTCCGGTGTGGCCGTGTACTACCTGCGCCAGCTCATGAAGACAGGAGAGGTCGAATGAGCAGCACGACCGAGACCCCGGCGCTGCGCCCGGACCGCAAGAAGAGCCGGCTCGGCTTCGACGTCCTCGGCCTGGGCATCGCCCTGGTCATGATCTTCCCGGTCTACTGGCTGGTCATCAGCGCGCTGCGGCCCAACCACGAGATCCGGTCCTACGACCAGACCCTGTGGCCCTCGTCGATCACCTTCGACAACTTCGTACGCGCCGCCCAGCAGCCGAACTTCGGCACCGCGATCCAGTCCAGCCTGATCGTCTCGGTCACCGCGGTGGTCGGCGGCATGATCATCGCGACCCTGGCCGCGCTGGCCATCGGGCGCTTCCGCTTCTTCGGCCGCAAGCCGCTGCTCCTGATCATGATCCTGGTGCAGATGCTGCCGCCGACCGCGATGCTCATCCCGATCTACGCCCAGCTCAACGCGATGGGCGGGATCGACGAGTACTGGGGCCTGATCGTCGTCTACCTGGTCTCGACGCTGCCCTTCGCGACCATCATGATCCGCGGCTTCGTGGTGAACATCCCGGTCGAGCTGGAGGAGTCCGCGATGGTGGACGGGTGCACCCGCTTCGGTGCCTTCCGCCGCGTGATCTTCCCGCTGCTCGCCCCGGGCCTCGCCGCCGCGTCGATCTTCGCGCTGGTCAACGCGTGGAACGAGTACCTGTTCGCCTACATCCTGATCAACGACAACTCCAAGTACACGCTCAACGTGTGGCTGATGACGTTCACGACCGAACGTGGGACCGACTACGGCGCGCTGATGGCGGCGTCCACCATGATCGCCATTCCGGTCGTCGTCTTCTTCATGATCATTCAGAAGAAGATGGCCGCGGGCCTCACCTCCGGCGCCGTGAAGGGATAGTGCGGCTTCCATGACCACCCTCGTATCCACGACGGACACCCTCACACGGGACGCGCTCGCCGTCCTCCAGCCCGGGTTCACCGGCACAACCGCCCCGGACTGGCTGCTGCGCAGGGTCGGCGAAGGCCTGACCTCCGTCGGACTGTTCGGCCGGAACATCCACTCGCCCGAACAGCTCGCCGCGCTCACCGCCCGGCTGCGCGCCGAGCGCGACGACATCCTCGTCGCGATCGACGAGGAGGGCGGGGACGTCACCCGCCTGGAGGTCAGGGACGGCTCGTCCTTCCCCGGCAACCTGGCGCTCGGGTCGGTCGACGACGTGGAGCTGACCCGGGCCGTCGCCCGGGAGCTCGGCCGCCGGCTGGCCGAGTGCGGGGTGAACCTCAACTGGGCGCCGTCCGCCGACGTCAACTCCAACCCGGGCAACCCGGTCATCGGCGTACGGTCCTTCGGCGCCGACACCCACCTGGTCGCCCGTCACACCGCCGCGTACGTCGAGGGGCTCCAGGCCGCCGGTGTCGCCGCCTGCACCAAGCACTTCCCGGGGCACGGCGACACCGCGGTGGACTCGCACCTCGCGCTCCCGAGCATCGAGGTGGATCTGGCCACCCTGCACGCCCGTGAGCTGGTGCCCTTCCGGGCGGCGATCGCGGCGGGTTCCAAGGCCGTGATGAGCGCGCACATCCTGCTTCCCGCGCTCGACGCCGCCCGGCCCGCGACGCTCAGCCCGCAGATCCTCACCGGCCTGCTGCGCCGGGAGCTGGGGTACGAGGGCCTGATCGTCACCGACGGCATGGAGATGGACGCCATCGCGGGGACGTACGGCATCGAGCGCGGCTCCGTCCTCGCCATCGCCGCGGGCGCCGACGCCCTCTGCGTCGGCGGCGGACTCGCGGACGAGGGCACGGTGCTGCTGCTGCGTGACGCGCTGGTCGCGGCGGTGCGGAGCGGCGACCTCCCCGAGGAGCGGCTGGCCGACGCCGCCGCACGTGTACGGGCCCTCGCGTCGTGGACGCAGCGGGCCAGGGGGGCTGTCTCGGAGCCGGGCGCGGCAGTGCAGGAGGGGACCGCGCCCGGCACCGGAGTCACCTCGGACATCGGGCTCTCCGCGGCCCGCCGCGCCCTGCGGGTGACGGGCGACGCCGCACCGCAGACCGAGCCGGTGTACGTCGCCTCGTTCGCCCCGGTCCTGAACATCGCGGTCGGCGCGGAGACCCCGTGGGGCGTCGCCACCGAGCTGGAGCGGCTGCTGCCGGGCACCGGCACGGGCACCTACGGCGGCGCGGACGTGGACGCGGTGCTCCGGGCGGCGGGGGAACGGCGCGTCGTCGCGGTCGTCCGCGACGAGCACCGGCACCCGTGGATGAGTGAGGCGCTGGACGGCCTGCTGGCGGCCCGGCCCGACACCGTCGTGGTCGAGATGGGGCTGCCCGAGGCACCGGCCCGGGGAGCCCTGCACCTCGCCACCTACGGCGCCGCCCGGGTCTGCGGGGCCGCGGCCGCGGAGGCGATCACCGGGGCGCGTACGGAGTAGGAACGGTACGCAGGAGGGCCGGGTACCCACGGGGGTACCCGGCCCTCCTGCGTACCGGCTCGGCGGGCTGTTACAGGCCCTGCCAGGCCGGCTTCGTCGCGTACGTGGCGCGGAAGTAGTCCGCCAGCTTCAGCTTGGACGCCGCCGCCTCGTCCACCACCACGGTGGCGTGCGGGTGGAGTTGCAGGGCCGAGGCGGGCACGACCGAGGCGAGCGGCCCCTCCACCGTCAGGGCCACCGCGTCCGCCTTGCCCTCGCCGGTGGCCAGCAGGATCGGGTGGCGCGCGTCCAGGATGGTGCCGATGCCCTGGGTGATGACGTGGTGCGGCACCTGCTCGACGTCGCCGTCGAAGAAGCGCGCGTTGTCGGCGCGGGTCTGCTCGGTGAGCGTCTTGATCCGGGTGCGCGAGGAGAGCGAGGAACAGGGCTCGTTGAAGCCGATGTGCCCGTCCGTGCCGATCCCCAGCAGCTGGAGGTCCACGCCCCCCGCCGCCGCGAGCGCCTTGTCGTACGCCTCGCACGCGGCCTGGACGTCCTCGGCGGCGCCGTCGGGGCCCATGAAGGAGGCCTCGGACAGTCCGAGGGGTTCGACGACCTCGCGCAGCACGACCGAGCGATAGGACTCGGGGTG from Streptomyces sp. NBC_01754 includes:
- the nagB gene encoding glucosamine-6-phosphate deaminase, encoding MEVVIVPDATAGGELIADTIASLLSRKPDALLGVATGSTPLPIYRALAAKVRSGAVNASRARICQLDEYVGLPVGHPESYRSVVLREVVEPLGLSEASFMGPDGAAEDVQAACEAYDKALAAAGGVDLQLLGIGTDGHIGFNEPCSSLSSRTRIKTLTEQTRADNARFFDGDVEQVPHHVITQGIGTILDARHPILLATGEGKADAVALTVEGPLASVVPASALQLHPHATVVVDEAAASKLKLADYFRATYATKPAWQGL
- a CDS encoding carbohydrate ABC transporter permease, with protein sequence MSSTTETPALRPDRKKSRLGFDVLGLGIALVMIFPVYWLVISALRPNHEIRSYDQTLWPSSITFDNFVRAAQQPNFGTAIQSSLIVSVTAVVGGMIIATLAALAIGRFRFFGRKPLLLIMILVQMLPPTAMLIPIYAQLNAMGGIDEYWGLIVVYLVSTLPFATIMIRGFVVNIPVELEESAMVDGCTRFGAFRRVIFPLLAPGLAAASIFALVNAWNEYLFAYILINDNSKYTLNVWLMTFTTERGTDYGALMAASTMIAIPVVVFFMIIQKKMAAGLTSGAVKG
- a CDS encoding carbohydrate ABC transporter permease, with product MTAADTKAAGPPVPVPRDPEVTGGMQPLKDDTGLRGQKKKRKKGELLPYFLILPAIVAIAAVYLYPLSKTVIMSFQDMGRRELWTGEPAPWVGLEQFTNILGDSDFWWVTFRTVVFMVICVTLTMGIGLLVALLMRRLTTWVRLALTFALIAAWSMPLMVAASIFRFMADSDYGLINTLIAKVVGEDWLGHNWYLDPIQGFGIITLLVVWGAVPFVVVTLYAALTQVPQELEEAAALDGATGYGIYRYVTWPVIKPVFTMVATLSVIWDFNVFGQIWLLRGNKPEPEYETLGLYSYSKAFESTSFSQGTAIALITVLLLSGVAVYYLRQLMKTGEVE
- a CDS encoding GntR family transcriptional regulator; the protein is MGADGGSTTNENGAGTRIARVPKYYRLKRHLLDMTDTMPPGTPVPPERTLAAEFDTSRTTVRQALQELVVEGRLERIQGKGTFVAKPKVSQALQLTSYTEDMRAQGLEPTSQLLDIGYVTADDRLAGLLDITAGGRVLRIERLRLASGEPMAIETTHLSAKRFPALRRSLVKYTSLYTALSEVYDVRLAEAEETIETSLATPREAGLLGTDVGLPMLMLSRHSIDGRGEPVEWVRSVYRGDRYKFVARLKRPTE
- a CDS encoding sugar ABC transporter substrate-binding protein, with the protein product MKRKLIAAIGVAGMLVSIAACGSDDKSSSSQDPKDRKEDLTVWLMGEAQTTWPELVKDVNAEFNKKYPNVKVKVQYQGWADKVKKLDTALGGDKFPDVVELGNTETMQYILNGALGEVDLAKHENSDSWIKGLKDTCSFEGKVYCVPYYASARLAVYNQDMLKAGTGSDELPQTEDEFLKAMDKVSAELGKKDKRASSLYFPGRYWYAAMSYVAAEGGQIAEYDEGSKEWKATLSAPEAQKGISHYVDLVKKYNNADQTKDEQDHANVMANEKAAVIYGQAWEAGSVTTGDNGNPKLEGKIATAGMPGPNGKALPSFIGGSDLATISKSKIQDLGEEWISLFTNAKSMEVLASKNILPNNEKQLEPLKAKPETAAIANAVPDAWFTPIAPGWASVEKEEILKNMLLEIVKGTSVADATKKADEKIDALINKKA
- a CDS encoding glycoside hydrolase family 3 protein, whose translation is MTTLVSTTDTLTRDALAVLQPGFTGTTAPDWLLRRVGEGLTSVGLFGRNIHSPEQLAALTARLRAERDDILVAIDEEGGDVTRLEVRDGSSFPGNLALGSVDDVELTRAVARELGRRLAECGVNLNWAPSADVNSNPGNPVIGVRSFGADTHLVARHTAAYVEGLQAAGVAACTKHFPGHGDTAVDSHLALPSIEVDLATLHARELVPFRAAIAAGSKAVMSAHILLPALDAARPATLSPQILTGLLRRELGYEGLIVTDGMEMDAIAGTYGIERGSVLAIAAGADALCVGGGLADEGTVLLLRDALVAAVRSGDLPEERLADAAARVRALASWTQRARGAVSEPGAAVQEGTAPGTGVTSDIGLSAARRALRVTGDAAPQTEPVYVASFAPVLNIAVGAETPWGVATELERLLPGTGTGTYGGADVDAVLRAAGERRVVAVVRDEHRHPWMSEALDGLLAARPDTVVVEMGLPEAPARGALHLATYGAARVCGAAAAEAITGARTE